The region CGCTGGATCGTCAGTCACCGACGGATGAATCCCCGTGACGCCTTCCATCCGCGTCATCAGCACGTACTGCGTATCGCCTTCGACGTGGAAACACCGGTATTCGGGTACCGGGAGCTTGCCCTGCAACCACGTCAGGGCTATGGTCTCCGCAAGCAGGTCCGATTCCTGCGGGCGCAACCGGACGTCCCGCGTCTTCAGGATCAGGCCACGCTTCAGGGGGTGCGTGAAGAGAGACACGTCTGAGCAGGACTCGGTCCTCAGATTACGGCCGTCGGATCGGTATCCCCTCAGGCGGGTACGGATTGGATCGGGAAGATCATCGACTGTCACTGGTCATTCACCAACGGATTCCTGCCACCGAAGAAGGCGCGATAGATGAATTCCCGCTCGGGAACATTGCGTTTCTCGAATTCTCTAAACAAAATGCCGTCATCATACGAAACGCCACGGACTTCCAAGTTATACCGCTTCTCTCGACACTCGAGAACTGCAAATCGTGCCGTTGGCCTGGTATGGCAACCCAGCGATCCCGGGTTTATATATCTGGCCTTACTCACCATGTCTGAACTTGGATGATGATGGCCATAGAACACGATATCTGAATCCAGATTGCCGAACAAGTCATCCAGTTCGGCGGGTGCAGGATCCCTGATGATTTGCACGAAGTTTCGTCGGGATTCAGTGAGGCCGTAGTGGAGGAATGACACGCGAACGCCTTCGAATATGTCCTGAATAAGGTAGGGCCATGCTCCGACCACGGTTCGTAGCGAGGGGTCGATGCAGGAGTGAGTCCATTGCTGATGTTTCACTTCGCCATCACTCATCCACGGAGGTTGAGGATCGGGAAGGCCATAGGCGAACCAGGCGTCATGGTTGCCCATGATGGGAACCATGCGTGGCGTATTCAGAATTAAATCCAGGCACTCCGCAGGGTACGGACCAATTCCGATGGAATCACCGGTATGGAAAATCGCATCGCAGTCCTCTCGCCTGATGGCTCGCAGGGCTGCTTGAAGCGCCGGCAGGTTGCCGTGAACATCAGTCAAAATCGCAATCTTCATTTCCTGAGAGTCCGCTATCCTATCGTTCCTTCAGTATCCTGAACCCGAGTCGCGAGATTCGGGGGCGACAAGTGCGACAAGAGGAATCGCACGCTGAGTGAGCCGGTGGTTTCTGAGCTTATGATCGGGAGATTCGGCAGCGAGGTTTCGAGCGGGAACACGAAAATCACACGTATGTCTCCTGGCATACCGTGAACGGGGGCATCGTATATGAAAGAAACAGGACGCGTCCATCGAATTCCAATAACTGCTGCATTCTCCGGTGATAAGCGGGATGCTCGACCATCCTCATGGCTTCGGACTTCGCAACCCAGGCAACGTCGGTCGTTTCAAAACCCTTACGCGCTTCGCCGGACAACCAGGTGCCCTGGAAGTCGAAGATCACACGTCCCGCGCTGAGGTTGGTATACACGCCGACCAGCCGGTCGAGCGAGGCCGCGATGTTTGCTTCTTCTCTCAGTTCACGTAGAACGCCATCGACAATGGTCTCGCCCTCCTCGATCCGGCCGCCTGGAAACTCCCATCCTCGCCGCGGCGTTTCAACCAGAAGTACCTCGTTTCCGCGCTCCACGAGGAT is a window of Gemmatimonadota bacterium DNA encoding:
- a CDS encoding NUDIX domain-containing protein; this encodes MLGVPPEFSVAAGILVERGNEVLLVETPRRGWEFPGGRIEEGETIVDGVLRELREEANIAASLDRLVGVYTNLSAGRVIFDFQGTWLSGEARKGFETTDVAWVAKSEAMRMVEHPAYHRRMQQLLEFDGRVLFLSYTMPPFTVCQETYV
- a CDS encoding metallophosphoesterase family protein; its protein translation is MKIAILTDVHGNLPALQAALRAIRREDCDAIFHTGDSIGIGPYPAECLDLILNTPRMVPIMGNHDAWFAYGLPDPQPPWMSDGEVKHQQWTHSCIDPSLRTVVGAWPYLIQDIFEGVRVSFLHYGLTESRRNFVQIIRDPAPAELDDLFGNLDSDIVFYGHHHPSSDMVSKARYINPGSLGCHTRPTARFAVLECREKRYNLEVRGVSYDDGILFREFEKRNVPEREFIYRAFFGGRNPLVNDQ